A stretch of the Acyrthosiphon pisum isolate AL4f chromosome A2, pea_aphid_22Mar2018_4r6ur, whole genome shotgun sequence genome encodes the following:
- the LOC107884306 gene encoding uncharacterized protein LOC107884306, with amino-acid sequence MHKCILCDNKSDKKKVNRPVVRFHRFPKNEFQKRKWLEAIGIDRCNEWQRVCSDHFLEENYRRDSRFLLPNAIPQPYDRNGFPSNYATQSNDVETGYNVILPIETNIIREEHIENAAVYNFNSLVRTARLTRNNEE; translated from the exons atgcataaatgtatattgtgtgaTAATAAgtcggataaaaaaaaagtcaatcgTCCAGTAGTTCGTTTTCATCG ATTTCCCAAGAATGAATTTCAGAAAAGAAAATGGCTCGAAGCTATAGGAATTGATCGTTGTAATGAATGGCAACGTGTATGTAGTGATcattttttagaagaaaattatAGGCGAGATAGTCGATTTTTATTGCCTAATGCTATTCCCCAACCTTATGATCGAAATGGTTTTCCTTCAAA ttatgctACTCAAAGTAATGATGTTGAAACTGGATATAATGTCATTTTACCAatagaaacaaatattataag AGAGGAACATATTGAAAATGCtgctgtatataattttaattcactaGTACGGACTGCTAGACTTACTAGAAACAATGAGGAATAG
- the LOC100574679 gene encoding uncharacterized protein LOC100574679 isoform X2, which translates to MHKCIVCNNKSDNTKINRRVVRFHRFPKNEHTKRKWLKAIGIDRCHEWQCVCSDHFLEENYKRRYCGILLRNPIPQPYDRNGFPSNYATQSNDVETGNNVILPMETNIIREEHIENAAVYNFNSPVRTARLTRNNEE; encoded by the exons ATGCATAAGTGTATAGTGTGCAATAATAAGTCGGATAACACCAAAATCAATCGTCGAGTAGTTCGTTTTCATCG ATTTCCCAAGAATGAACATACGAAAAGAAAATGGCTCAAAGCTATAGGAATTGACCGCTGTCATGAATGGCAATGTGTATGTAGTGATcattttttagaagaaaattatAAGCGAAGATATTGTGGAATTTTATTACGTAACCCTATTCCCCAACCTTATGATCGAAATGGTTTTCCTTCAAA ttatgctACTCAAAGTAATGATGTTGAAACtggaaataatgtaattttaccaatggaaacaaatattataag AGAGGAACATATTGAAAATGCtgctgtatataattttaattcacccGTACGGACTGCTAGACTTACTAGAAACAATGAGGAATAG